Proteins from a genomic interval of Lolium perenne isolate Kyuss_39 chromosome 1, Kyuss_2.0, whole genome shotgun sequence:
- the LOC127333905 gene encoding uncharacterized protein has protein sequence MHCHLLVLNFDKEEIQVLNSLPLIRDEAKETTLVECIQTCIIEAVQGGLVQTPGPINITEWKKVCYTNIPQQEDGYYCGSYTLKYMLYWDGEKMTDDFTQAQIHIFNWKICTSLLRSDCNTLRLESYEKPILKKAYKARMAKLDKDNAADDDIQVISNPNDASKKEESPPNDASIKEISPPRPIGSQKLKRGCPRKIETLKPTNPVKDQYKLTTDAVTGLVEGRARRKSNPGPQQVSPYKEL, from the exons ATGCACTGCCATCTACTTGTGTTGAATTTCGACAAAGAAGAGATTCAAGTCCTCAACTCTCTGCCGCTTATTCGTGACGAGGCCAAAGAAACTACACTGGTGGAGTGCATTCAGACATGCATCATAGAAGCAGTCCAGGGCGGCTTGGTACAAACACCAGGTCCCATCAACATTACAGAGTGGAAGAAAGTATGCTATACAAACATCCCACAACAGGAGGATGG CTATTATTGCGGGTCATACACTCTGAAATACATGTTGTATTGGGACGGGGAAAAGATGACCGATGATTTCACACAG GCACAAATTCATATTTTCAACTGGAAAATATGTACAAGCCTTCTACGTTCAGATTGTAACACGCTTCGACTAGAATCCTATGAGAAACCTATACTG AAGAAGGCCTACAAAGCTAGAATGGCAAAGCTTGACAAAGACAATGCTGCAGATGATGACATCCAGGTAATCAGCAATCCAAATGATGCCAGCAAAAAGGAAGAAAGCCCTCCAAATGATGCCAGCATAAAGGAAATCAGCCCTCCAAGGCCAATTGGCAGCCAAAAGCTGAAACGCGGGTGTCCAAGGAAGATTGAAACTCTTAAACCTACTAATCCTGTAAAGGATCAATATAAATTAACCACAGATGCTGTCACTGGGCTTGTGGAGGGAAGAGCACGCAGGAAATCAAATCCTGGGCCCCAACAGGTGAGCCCATACAAGGAACTATGA